The following coding sequences are from one Eucalyptus grandis isolate ANBG69807.140 chromosome 11, ASM1654582v1, whole genome shotgun sequence window:
- the LOC104426577 gene encoding LOW QUALITY PROTEIN: inorganic phosphate transporter 1-4 (The sequence of the model RefSeq protein was modified relative to this genomic sequence to represent the inferred CDS: inserted 1 base in 1 codon), producing the protein MAGESAQVLNALDVAKTQWYHFTAIIIAGMGFFTDAYDLFCISLVTKLLGRIYYHVDGAAKPGTLPPNVAAAVNGVALCGTLSGQLFFGWLGDKLGRKKVYGLTLMIMVICSIASGLSFGREPKSIMATLCFFRFWLGFGIGGDYPLSATIMSEYSNKKTRGAFIAAVFAMQGFGIMAGGVFAIIISTAFNYRFSSPAYEDNPIRSTIPQADFVWRIILMVGAIPAGLTYYWRLKMPETXRFTALVAKNMKQAAADMSKVLNVNMDAEQQNGEKRLPESAAEDQSAGLFGLFSSQFVRRHGLHLLGTTSTWFLLDIAFYSQNLFQKDIFSAVGWLPPAKTMNAIEEVFRIARAQTLIALCSTVPGYWFTVAFIDRMGRFAIQLMGFFFMTVFMFALAIPYDHWTHPGNHVGFVVIYSLTFFFANFGPNATTFVVPAEIFPARFRSTCHGISAASGKLGAIVGAFGFLYLAQNQDKAKADAGYPAGIGVRNSLLVLGVVNFLGLLFTFLVPESKGKSLEQMSGEIEDEDEAKQASEQQQAYSSRTVPVL; encoded by the exons ATGGCCGGTGAATCAGCACAAGTTCTGAACGCGCTCGACGTCGCAAAGACGCAATGGTACCATTTCACGGCGATCATCATCGCTGGGATGGGCTTCTTCACGGACGCGTACGACCTCTTCTGCATATCCCTCGTGACCAAGTTGCTTGGTCGGATATACTACCACGTGGACGGCGCGGCGAAGCCCGGAACCTTGCCTCCAAATGTGGCTGCAGCTGTCAACGGCGTGGCCTTATGCGGGACCCTGTCGGGCCAGCTCTTCTTCGGCTGGCTCGGCGACAAGTTGGGAAGGAAGAAAGTGTATGGCCTGACACTGATGATCATGGTGATATGCTCAATTGCTTCGGGCTTGTCCTTCGGCCGCGAGCCCAAGTCCATCATGGCGACGCTCTGCTTCTTCCGGTTTTGGCTAGGATTTGGCATCGGAGGCGACTACCCGCTATCTGCAACTATTATGTCTGAATATTCCAACAAGAAGACTAGAGGGGCCTTCATCGCTGCGGTTTTTGCGATGCAGGGGTTCGGGATAATGGCTGGCGGTGTGTTCGCAATCATCATTTCGACCGCCTTCAATTATCGGTTCTCCAGCCCAGCTTATGAGGATAACCCGATCCGCTCAACCATCCCGCAGGCCGACTTTGTTTGGAGGATCATTCTGATGGTGGGGGCGATTCCGGCCGGTCTCACCTACTACTGGAGGTTGAAGATGCCCGAAA CCCGTTTCACCGCCCTGGTAGCTAAAAACATGAAACAGGCCGCTGCCGACATGTCAAAGGTTCTGAACGTTAATATGGATGCAGAGCAACAGAATGGTGAGAAGCGGCTGCCAGAGTCGGCAGCTGAGGATCAATCTGCTGGCTTATTTGGCTTGTTCTCTAGCCAGTTTGTACGCCGCCATGGGCTTCACTTGCTCGGAACTACGAGCACATGGTTCCTACTCGACATCGCGTTCTATAGCCAGAACCTGTTCCAGAAGGACATCTTCAGCGCTGTCGGGTGGCTTCCCCCGGCAAAGACCATGAACGCGATCGAGGAGGTGTTCAGGATTGCCCGGGCTCAGACGCTCATCGCCCTGTGCAGCACTGTGCCAGGGTATTGGTTCACAGTGGCTTTCATCGATAGGATGGGGAGGTTCGCCATCCAGCTGATGGGATTCTTTTTCATGACGGTCTTCATGTTCGCCCTTGCGATTCCTTATGACCACTGGACTCACCCAGGAAACCACGTTGGCTTCGTGGTGATCTACTCGCTCACTTTCTTCTTCGCCAACTTCGGACCCAATGCCACCACATTTGTCGTGCCGGCCGAGATCTTCCCAGCCCGGTTCAGGTCCACATGCCATGGCATATCGGCAGCATCCGGGAAGCTCGGTGCCATTGTGGGGGCGTTCGGGTTCCTGTACTTGGCTCAGAACCAAGACAAGGCCAAGGCAGATGCAGGGTACCCTGCAGGAATTGGAGTCAGGAACTCCCTCCTCGTGCTCGGTGTAGTCAACTTTTTGGGGCTGCTATTCACGTTTTTGGTGCCGGAGTCAAAGGGTAAGTCTCTGGAGCAGATGTCAGGCGAGATTGAGGATGAAGACGAGGCAAAGCAGGCTTCGGAGCAGCAGCAGGCTTATAGTAGTAGGACAGTTCCAGTTCTTTAG